A window of Longimicrobium sp. genomic DNA:
GCCCGGCGGGCGACATGCACCGCTTCACGAGCTCCGGCGCCAGCTGGAAGTCGCGCGCGCGGTCCATCCGCACCACGCCCGGGCGCAGGTGCAGCAGGAGCGAGGTCAGCGCCTCGCCCGCGTGCTCGGGCCCCTTCTCCCCGTCCAGGAATTGCGCGAGATCGACCGACAGCGCCTGCACCACGCGCACCCGCGCGCCCTCCGCCCGCACCGTGGCCACGGCCTCCACGTGCGGGTCGTGCGTGCTGGCGGTGATGAAGATGAACTCGCTCACCCCCTGGCACGCCCAGTCGCTCACCAGCTCGTTCAGCCCGCGGTGCAGCGTCTTGCCGCTGAACCCCGCCGCGCCCGCGTAGTCGCGCTCGGAGAGCGGGTTCACGCCGTAGTGCAGCGTGGGCGCGCGCAGCACCCCGAACTCGCGCGACAGGTCGGCGGCCAGCGCCTCGGCCAGCGCCGTGGCCGCGCCGACGGGGAGATGCGGCCCCTGCTGCTCGCACGAGCCCACGGGCACGATCAGC
This region includes:
- a CDS encoding creatininase family protein — translated: MTSATQPPRSYAIADLPWTEVAAHLATDRRLIVPVGSCEQQGPHLPVGAATALAEALAADLSREFGVLRAPTLHYGVNPLSERDYAGAAGFSGKTLHRGLNELVSDWACQGVSEFIFITASTHDPHVEAVATVRAEGARVRVVQALSVDLAQFLDGEKGPEHAGEALTSLLLHLRPGVVRMDRARDFQLAPELVKRCMSPAGRALPDESPGVVGEPSHATTEKGKRMYEHILQKIRNKVFIAPETEAPEG